A genomic region of Platichthys flesus chromosome 4, fPlaFle2.1, whole genome shotgun sequence contains the following coding sequences:
- the LOC133952005 gene encoding kinase suppressor of Ras 1-like → MSSSELQDAMRRLGSNSEDRSRLTAALSCLKSADETGCNQSDAFSPVSKPVPQPTGPRGHSISVSVAPCSDNQRPYVSPDETPDVFTLDPSTPPATQTSKTRTARASHTSPLASRKLLQLFPIISKSKSQESQLANRIEEPASLKSCKRNKVLAALHINGSGNSHEDSVLRSPLLSARTPGPVPASAPYMMPAVPSLLDNVTMHRSSPQTVRRDIGLAVTHRFSTKSWLSQMCQVCHKNMMFGVKCKHCKLKCHNKCTKDAPSCRISFLTLPRMRRAESVPSDINNRIDLIAEIPLQWGTLPKALTKREPAPNLNQVDSSSNPSSATSSTPSSPAHFQQSNPPSVSTTPPANASPRGSCDNRFNFPDVPASTHTAVLHSGSCHESGVSQGGVTETQRPATEQEREEEEEEAEDDEEADRCSSNNNYPNEEDDEDGLEELPSAICRQTAGRRRGPISRKVSQNSIYLQEWDIPYEQLQLGELIGKGRWGKVHKGRWHGEVAIRLLEVDGNNQDHLKLFKKEVMNYRQTRHENVVLFMGACMAPPHLAIITSFCKGVTLYSVVRERGHMLDINKTRQIAQEIVKGMGYLHAKGIIHKDLKSKNVFYDTNKVVITDFGLFGMSGVVQEGRRKNVLRIPRGWICYLAPEIVRQMSPEVEEDQLPFSKAADVYAFGTIWYELQAGDWPITNQPVEAKIWLVGSNKGMKKVLAEANLGKEVTEILSACWSPEADNRPTFTTLTDMLEKLPKLNRRLSHPGHFWKTNESWDRHHCLRDHCHQGVHAHCPYMYKYSS, encoded by the exons ATGTCcagctctgagctgcaggacgCGATGAGACGCCTGGGCTCCAACTCGGAGGATCGTTCTCGCCTCACTGCTGCCCTCTCCTGTCTGAAGAGTGCCGATGAAACAG GGTGCAACCAAAGTGATGCCTTCTCTCCGGTTAGCAAGCCGGTCCCACAACCTACTGGTCCCCGTGGCCACTCCATCTCCGTATCAGTGGCACCTTGTTCAGACAATCAGAGACCATACGTGTCACCTGACGAAACGCCCGATGTCTTCACCCTGGACCCAAGCACCCCTCCGGCCACCCAAACGTCAAAGACGCGCACCGCCAGGGCCTCCCACACGTCACCGCTAGCTTCCcggaagctgctgcagctcttcccCATTATCTCGAAAAGCAAGAGTCAGGAGTCGCAGCTGGCCAATCGCATCGAGGAACCTGCCTCACTCAA gagcTGTAAGAGGAACAAAGTGCTGGCTGCCCTTCACATCAACGGCTCTGGGAACAGTCATGAGGATTCTGTGCTGCGCTCGCCGCTGCTGTCTGCCCGGACACCCGGCCCTGTCCCCGCCTCAGCCCCATACATGATGCCAGCCGTCCCCAGCCTGCTGGACA ATGTGACCATGCACAGAAGTTCCCCTCagacagtgaggagagacaTTGGCCTGGCTGTAACACACAG GTTTTCAACCAAGTCTTGGCTCTCCCAGATGTGCCAAGTGTGTCACAAGAATATGATGTTTGGTGTCAAGTGCAAGCACTGCAA GTTAAAGTGCCACAACAAATGCACCAAAGATGCTCCCTCATGCCGGATCTCATTTCTCACAT TGCCAAGGATGCGCAGGGCAGAATCAGTGCCATCAGACATCAATAATCGGATCGATCTCATAGCGGAGATCCCGCTGCAGTGGGGCACTTTACCAAAGGCATTAACCAAAAGG GAGCCAGCCCCCAATCTAAACCAGGTGGATTCGAGCAGTAACCCATCGtcagccacctcctccacaCCCTCCTCCCCAGCACATTTCCAGCAGAGTAACCCCCCGAGTGTCAGCACCACCCCTCCAGCCAACGCCTCACCGCGGGGCTCCTGCGACAACCGCTTCAACTTCCCAG ATGTTCCTGCTTCCACACATACAGCTGTTCTCCATTCTGGCAGCTGCCATGAGTCAGG AGTGTCTCAGGGGGGCGTCACTGAGACACAGCGACCTGCCACAGAACAAGAAAGG gaggaggaggaggaggaggctgaggatgACGAAGAAGCTGACCGGTGCAGCAGTAATAACAACTACCCcaatgaggaggatgatgaggacggACTCGAGGAACTGCCGTCTGCCATATGTCGTCAGACCGCCGGCCGCCGGAGGGGCCCAATCTCTCGTAAAGTGAGCCAGAACAGCATCTACCTGCAGGAGTGGGACATCCCAtatgagcagctgcagcttggAGAGCTCATCGGGAAG GGTCGCTGGGGGAAGGTGCACAAGGGTCGCTGGCACGGCGAGGTGGCCATTCGCCTCCTGGAGGTTGACGGAAACAACCAGGATCACCTGAAGCTCTTCAAGAAGGAGGTGATGAACTACAGGCAGACCCGGCACGAGAATGTGGTCCTGTTCATGGGCGCCTGCATGGCCCCGCCCCACCTCGCCATCATCACCAG TTTCTGTAAAGGTGTCACTCTTTACTCTGTTGTGAGGGAAAGAGGTCACATGCTGGACATCAATAAAACCAGACAGATTGCACAGGAGATCGTGAAG GGAATGGGTTATCTTCATGCTAAAGGCATCATCCACAAGGACCTGAAGTCTAAGAACGTCTTCTACGACACCAACAAGGTTGTCATCACCGACTTCGGCCTGTTCGGGATGTCTGGCGTGGTACAGGAAGGCAG AAGGAAGAACGTGTTGAGGATACCCCGGGGCTGGATCTGCTACCTGGCTCCAGAGATTGTTCGGCAGATGAGcccagaggtggaggaggaccaGCTGCCTTTCTCCAAAGCTGCAGATGTTTATGCATTTGG CACAATCTGGTACGAGCTGCAGGCCGGAGACTGGCCAATCACCAACCAACCTGTGGAGGCTAAAATCTGGCTGGTGGGCAGCAATAAGGGCATGAAGAAGGTGCTGGCAGAAGCCAACCTGGGCAAGGAGGTCACG GAGATCCTGTCCGCCTGCTGGTCCCCTGAGGCAGACAACCGGCCCACCTTCACCACGCTGACAGACATGCTGGAGAAACTTCCCAAACTGAACCGCAGACTGTCTCACCCCGGACACTTCTGGAAGACAAATGA GTCGTGGGATCGTCATCACTGTCTGAGAGATCACTGCCATCAGGGCGTGCATGCACACTGTCCATACATGTACAAATACAGCAGCTGA